AATCGCGCGGTTCTGGAGGGGATACGGGCGCGCCGGAGCGTGAGGCGCTATGCCGACAGGCCGGTGGAGCAGGAGAAGGTCGACCTGCTTCTGGAGTGCGCCTGTGCCGCGCCCAGCGCAGCCAACAGGCGCCCCTGGCGTTTCGTGGTGATTCGGGACCGAGGGAACCTGGACGCATTGGCGGAGGTCCATCCCTACGGCAAGATGCTTTTCCAGGCCCCGCTGGCCCTGGTCGTCTGCGGAACCGTCCTGCACGAGGGAAGGGAAAACCCCTGGTGGGAGGAGGACTGCGCCGCGGCGATGCAGAATATTTTGCTGGCCGCGGAAGGGCTGGGCCTGAGCTCCGTCTGGCTTGGGGTTCGCTGGGGCCGTGACGGCCTGCCCGAGAAGATTGAGGCCCTTCTGGGGACGCCTCGGGACGTCCGGGTCATGGGCATCGCTGTGGTCGGCTACGGCGACGAGAGCAAGCCCCCGCACCGCGGCATCGACGAGGGGGTCGTGCACCTCGAGCGTTGGACGGACTGAACGGGCTGGTAAGAGGGGCTGCGATGGTCAGGGTCTGTTTCGATTGTCTGGGGCTGGCGCCTCTGTCTGAGAGAATGTGAGGGGAATAGCGATGGCGGTTGGCATGATGGAGCTTTTGGGTGCGTTGACGCAGGGCGGCATGAGCCCGTCCTCGGGGGCGCGGATACAGAACGCGGCGAACGCGTCCGCCGGCGCGCAGGGCGGTGGGCTTTCGGGCATTCTGTCCGGTCTGATGGGGGCGGGGCAGAACCTCGTGAACAGCGCAGGGCAGGCGGTGGGAGGCAAGGACAACCTGGCTGCGGCAGGGATCGGGGCCTTATTGGGTGCTCTGTCGGGGGCGGGCAACGGGCGATCGGGCGTGCCCCTCGGAGGGATCGGCGGCGGGGTCATGGGGCTTCTGGGCATGATGGCCTTCAAGGCCCTCAAGAATGCCGGGCAGGCCCCTCAGCCCTCGGCCGGACCTGCGGCGTCCCCGGCCGGCGCGGCTCCGCAGAACTTCGAGAGCGACGCGCACCTGCTCCTCACCGCGATGCTTGACGCGGCGAAGGCGGACGGCACGGTCGATGCGGACGAACTGAACCGCATCACCGGAAAGATGAAGGAGGCCGGGATCGACCAGGAGGGGATGACCTACGTCATCGGGCAACTTCAAAGCCCGATGACCACGGACGCGATCGTTGCCGCGGTCCGGGGGCGTCCCGAGCTCGCCGCGCAGGTCTACTCCGTCTCGCTCATGGCCATCGAGGTGGACACCCCGGCGGAACGCGAGTACCTGGACCGCCTGGCCGCCTCGATGGGGTTGGCGCCGGAGGTTGTCCGGAACATCGAACAGCTTGTGGGAATACCTCCGAGGTAGCCGCGCAGCGCCGGGGGCGAGTTCTGACGAAGTGGCAGGGAAAAAACGGACCGAGGCGGGTGTATCCCGGCTCGGTTTTTTTGTGTTTTTTGTATTTTGCGTGGGGATGGTGATAATGGCGATAAGGCTATTCTGCCCTTGCATCCTATCGGCTCTCTGAAAGGGTACGGGGCGGGGGGTGCCAGGGAATAATTCTGCTGGAAGGAGCTTGATGTTATGGGAAGGTATAAAGTGGAGATCGTCGAAAAAATATCCATGCCCGTGGAGGTCGATGCCCCCACCGCTGAAGCAGCCATTCTCCAGGTAATCAAAAAATATCGCGCGGAGCAGATTGTCGTGGAGAGCGACGAAGGAGCGAAAGTCGAGTTTTTCGCGTCGAGGGTTAAAGCCTGAGCCTCGCCAACATCGATCCTATAAAGTAAGCGGTATAAAGAAAGCAGTTGAATCCGCAGGGTAGTTCAAGAAGAGGCGGATAAACCGTCCCTCTCAAAATCAAGATTTCGTTACTCGGTCACCTCGATGTTGCCGTTATCAAGCGCCTGCTCCAGAACGATGTTGATGACTTCGTTCCGGGACCGATTGCTTTTTTCAGCCAACGCCTCAAGCGCGACGACCGTCTCCTCCCTGAGTCTGACGGAAAAGGTCTTGTAGCCATCCTCGCCTCTGATTCCGGATTTCTTACGAATAACGATTGTTCTTTTGAGCATAATGCCCACCTCTTAGGCTATTCTAAATGGAGGATGAGTGGAAATATATGTTTGCGTTTATAACATAAACATGTTAAAATTAAAGGGGCGGTGACGATTCATTTTGAAACGCCTCCGGGTAGGCAAATGCAGACTGATTTTTGGACTGCGTTTGGTTTGAGGGTTCTTCAGATCGCTTGACGTCTATGGCTTTGGAGGAGGGGGGAAAATTAAAGTGGCTCCTCGCTGGAAGGAGTGGGGGAGTATAAAAGGCTACCCTTATGATATCCTTGGAACATTATATGGACGGATGATTCCCCGACAGGGGGTAGAAACGCGCCGCGCCAGTCCACTGTTGTTCTTACCAGTGCCCCGCCCTTGAAGCAGCCCCAGTCTGAACAGCCATACAGCACGCTGCGCGTTTGCCTTGTACTCTGCCCCCGCTTTCTCCTCCGCACCTTTGCTATAATGGCGTTAAGGTTGGAGGGGGGCGATAGAGATAGAGATGGCGACGAACGGCAAAAGCGCGGCGCATGAAAG
This sequence is a window from uncultured Fretibacterium sp.. Protein-coding genes within it:
- a CDS encoding nitroreductase family protein → NRAVLEGIRARRSVRRYADRPVEQEKVDLLLECACAAPSAANRRPWRFVVIRDRGNLDALAEVHPYGKMLFQAPLALVVCGTVLHEGRENPWWEEDCAAAMQNILLAAEGLGLSSVWLGVRWGRDGLPEKIEALLGTPRDVRVMGIAVVGYGDESKPPHRGIDEGVVHLERWTD
- a CDS encoding CopG family transcriptional regulator, translated to MLKRTIVIRKKSGIRGEDGYKTFSVRLREETVVALEALAEKSNRSRNEVINIVLEQALDNGNIEVTE
- a CDS encoding DUF533 domain-containing protein, which produces MAVGMMELLGALTQGGMSPSSGARIQNAANASAGAQGGGLSGILSGLMGAGQNLVNSAGQAVGGKDNLAAAGIGALLGALSGAGNGRSGVPLGGIGGGVMGLLGMMAFKALKNAGQAPQPSAGPAASPAGAAPQNFESDAHLLLTAMLDAAKADGTVDADELNRITGKMKEAGIDQEGMTYVIGQLQSPMTTDAIVAAVRGRPELAAQVYSVSLMAIEVDTPAEREYLDRLAASMGLAPEVVRNIEQLVGIPPR
- a CDS encoding DpnD/PcfM family protein — protein: MGRYKVEIVEKISMPVEVDAPTAEAAILQVIKKYRAEQIVVESDEGAKVEFFASRVKA